In Kitasatospora gansuensis, a genomic segment contains:
- a CDS encoding glycosyltransferase — translation MTDRLDPARPEASAQLTGHRPTLSVVVCSYTMARWTDLVAAVRSLQRQHSPADEVLLVVDHCPELAVRAAGVLAGIRVVVNREQAGLSGARNTGVGLARGEVVAFLDDDAIADRDWTERLLAGYQDPRVLGVGGLVRPRWESGRPGWFPPEFDWVVGCSYRGMPEQPARVRNFIGANMSFRRAELIAAGGFRPDLGRIGNRPLGCEETELCIRLAAGRPEAELRYEPAAGVSHRVPEGRANWAYFRARCYAEGLSKAAVARHTGRGPALASERRYLRSTVPRGMVRAIRPGGGGPLELAALALGVAATLTGYATGRLRGPGGPGRLVGPVRRARDPGGAP, via the coding sequence CCGACCGACTCGACCCGGCCCGCCCGGAGGCCAGTGCACAACTGACGGGGCATCGGCCCACGCTGAGCGTGGTGGTCTGCTCGTACACGATGGCCCGCTGGACCGATCTGGTCGCCGCCGTCCGCTCGCTGCAGCGCCAGCACAGCCCCGCCGACGAAGTGCTGCTGGTGGTCGACCACTGCCCCGAACTGGCCGTCCGCGCGGCCGGGGTGCTGGCCGGCATCCGGGTGGTGGTGAACCGGGAGCAGGCCGGACTGTCCGGCGCCCGGAACACCGGGGTGGGGCTGGCCCGCGGCGAGGTGGTGGCCTTCCTGGACGACGACGCCATCGCCGACCGGGACTGGACCGAACGGCTGCTGGCCGGGTACCAGGACCCCCGGGTGCTCGGCGTCGGCGGCCTGGTTCGGCCGCGCTGGGAGAGCGGCCGACCCGGCTGGTTCCCGCCCGAGTTCGACTGGGTGGTCGGCTGCTCCTACCGGGGCATGCCCGAACAGCCCGCCCGGGTAAGGAACTTCATCGGCGCCAACATGTCCTTCCGGCGGGCCGAACTCATCGCGGCCGGCGGCTTCCGCCCCGACCTCGGCCGGATCGGCAACCGGCCGCTCGGCTGCGAGGAGACCGAGCTGTGCATCCGGCTGGCCGCCGGCCGGCCGGAGGCCGAACTGCGCTACGAACCGGCGGCCGGCGTCAGCCACCGGGTCCCCGAAGGACGTGCCAACTGGGCGTACTTCCGGGCCCGTTGCTATGCCGAGGGGCTGTCCAAGGCGGCGGTCGCCCGGCACACCGGGCGCGGCCCCGCGCTGGCCAGCGAACGCCGCTACCTGCGCAGCACGGTGCCGCGCGGGATGGTCAGGGCGATCCGCCCCGGTGGCGGCGGCCCGCTCGAACTCGCCGCCCTCGCCCTGGGCGTGGCCGCCACGCTGACCGGCTACGCCACCGGACGGCTCCGCGGGCCCGGCGGACCGGGGCGGCTGGTCGGCCCGGTCCGCCGGGCCAGGGATCCCGGGGGTGCGCCATGA